The Natrinema pellirubrum DSM 15624 region CGCGTCGACGAGCCGCAGAACCGGTCGTTACCGCCGAATCAGATCCGAGATCTTGTCCGTGATCCCGACGTCCGCACCCAGTTTCAGGTAGTAGGCGTCGCCGCCGTCCTCGTAGTAGTCGTCGATCCGGCGCTTGATCTCGAAGCCCAGATGCTCGTAGAACTGGAGGGCGTTCTCGTTGCTCGTCCGGGCATGACACGTGATGGTATCGTGATCGTCGGCCACGCGGGCGACGAGTCGCTTCCCGATCCCCTCGCTGCGATAACGGGGTGCGACCGCGAGAAAGAGAATATAGCCGTCGCGTCGCACCGCCGCGAACCCGATCAACTCGTCGTCCCGGACGTAGCAGTGGACCTTCGACCGTCGGTACGCGTCGGTAAAGAAGTCGTGGCGCTGTTTGAGTACGCCCTCCTCGCGACGGATCTCCTCTTTGAGTTCCCAGGCGTCGTCGACGAAATCGTCGCTCCCCGGCGCGACGACGCGACTATCGATGTTGACGCTCACTATCATAGTCTACCAGCCTGTCCACTATAATTCCACCGGCAGTGCGGTCTCGGGAACGTCGGACGACGGGGTGTGGTACCTCCTCGACACGCCGTTGGTGGCGTCGTCCTCGAGGCCGAACCGACGGTCATACCACCCCCGTCCGCGAACGGCCGCCACATGGGGTTCGAACTGCGCGATCACACGGCCGACGTCGCGGTCGCTGCGACCGGCGATTCCCTCGAGGCAGTCTTCGAAGCGACGGCCGACGGCCTCGCGGCCGCGTCCTCCGACGACATCCCGCCCGAGACCGGTGAGCGGTTCTCCCTGACCGTGACCGCCGAGCGACGCGAGGCGCTGTTGTTCGACTATCTCGGCGAACTGATCTACCTGCGGGACGTCCGCGCCGAGCTGCCCGTCGATAACCGAGTCGAGAGCATCGAAGCGACCGAGGCCGAGAGCGACGCCGACGCGACCGCGTGGTCCCTCGAGGCCAGCGCCCGTGGCGTCCCGCTCGGGGCGGTCGACGCCCGCGAGGTGAAGGCCGTGACCTACTCGGAGATGCGCCTCGAGTCCGTTGCGGACGGCTGGGAGGCCTACGTCGTCTTCGACGTCTGACCGTGCCGTCCATCCGCGCGAGTCGTCGCGGTCACCGTTGGCCCCTCCCGTCGCCGCGACCCGACAGTGAGACGGACTCTCGAGGGCGCTGGTAAGACGAACATCTTTCATCGCCGGGGTCGGATGCTCGGGTATGACTACCTACGACGCGAACGGCATCACGTTAGAGCGGGTGCGCGAGTACGTCTGGGAGATCCCACGAGAGGGTGACATGCGCGTCCCGGCGCGAGTGTTGGCCAGCGAGGCCCTGCTCGAACAGATCGAGGACGACAAGACACTCGAGCAGATCAAAAACACGACCCACCTGCCGGGGATCACCGACCACGCGATCTGTATGCCCGACGGCCATCAGGGCTATGGCTTCCCCGTCGGTGGGGTGGGTGCGCTCGACGCCGAGAACGGCTGTATTTCGCCGGGAGCGGTCGGCTACGACATCAATTGCCTTACAGGCGATTCGGAAGTACTCCTCGAATACGGCCGTCGCACCCCGATCGAAACTCTCGAGGACCGCTTCGAAGCGGAGAACGCGATGGTCGTGGATAATGACCTCACACCGTCTCCGATTCGGCTGTTTACCGAACGCGAGAACGCGGCTGTGTACGAAGTAGAGACCGAAACCGGCGATCAGATCACTGCGACCGCGGATCACCCCTTCCGAACGCCTGACGGGATGCGACCGCTCGAGAAACTCTCCGAGGGCGACGAGGTCCACATCCAACCGTTCCACGGCGTTCCCGACGAGGAACCCGATGAGTTCACCGTCCTCAGCAAGGATGACTTCGCGGACGAGAATCCACAACTCGTCCGCGCGCTCGAGAAGCGGGATCTCCTTCCGCTGCAGTCGACCGACGACGCGTTCAACCGATTCCTCAAACTCGTCGGGTTCCATACTGGCGACGGTGCGATCGGAAGCGGCGGACAGACATGGTTCTACGGAGAACCCGAAGACCTCGAATCTATCCGGAACGATATCGAAGCGATTGGATTTACCCCTTCGAAAATTTACGAGCGAGATCGATCGCACGAGATCGACGGAAAAACGTTCGAGACGACGGAGTACAGTGTTCGATCGACTTCGAAGGCGTTCCAGAAAATGCTGCTCGCACTGGGGGCTCCTGACGGACGCAAGATCGAGTCGGACTTCACGACGCCGTGGTACTTCGCTCGACTGACGAACTGGCAGAAAGCGCTGTACGTCTCGGCGTATTTCGGAGCCGAAATGAACGCTCCCGCGGCCCAGCACGACAAGAACCTGTACTGTCCGAAGGTGTCACAGACGCGTGTCGCCGACGTTGCGGACGCCGGTGAGAAATTCATGGGGGAACTGGCTTCCTTCCTCGACGATCTCGGTATCGAAACGAACGAGATCGAACGGTTCGAAACGGACTCGAGCGCGGATCGAGAGACGATCAGACTTCGGCTCGGTATCAAAAACGATTCCGAGAACCTCATTACGTTCTTTTCGACCGTTGGCTACCGCTATAATCATGAAAAGCGACAAAAAGCTGCCAAAGCAGTCCAGTATCTCAAGACAAAAGAGGCCGTGATCGATCGTCGAGCGACGATCGCCCGCGAAGCGAAAGCGATGGCCGACGGTGGAACGCCAGCGAGCGACATCAAATCGGAATTCGAGATCAACGAGCGGTTCATCGAACGGAGTATCTGGGGTGGGCGAAGCGGACGGCCACGACCACCGACGGAATTCCCCGGATTCGAGGACTACTGTGAAACGACGAGCGTCGATGACAATTACACCGTATCAACCCGAATCGGATCCATCGAGAGAGTCGATGAACCGCAAACGGTGTACGATATCGGCGTCTCCCACAATGCGCATAATTTCGTCGCTAACGGGTTTGTCGTCTCTAATTGCGGTGTCCGGATGATGCGGACGAACCTCACCTACGACGACGTACAGGGCCGCGAGGAGGAACTCGTCGACTCCCTCTTCGCGAACGTCCCGTCGGGCCTGGGCGGCGGCGGCATCGTCGAGGCCGGCGTCGACACCGTTGAGGAGATCCTGGCCCGCGGCGTCGACTGGGCGCTCGAGAACGGCCACGCCGTCGAGGACGACTTACTGCACTGCGAGGACGAGGGCATGCGCGAGGGCGCGGACCCGGACAAGGTGAGCCAGAAGGCCAAGGACCGCGGGAAGAACCAGATCGGCTCGCTGGGCTCGGGCAACCACTTCCTCGAGGTCCAGCGCGTGACCGACGTGTTCGACGGCGAGGTGGGCGAGGCCTACGGCCTCTCCGAGGACCAGATCGTCGTCCTCATCCACTGCGGGTCGCGGGGACTGGGCCACCAGACCTGTAACGACTACCTGCGGAAGATCGAGCAGCAACACGAGGGACTGCTGAACCAGCTGCCGGATACCGAACTGGCGGCCGCGCCCGCCGGCTCGCAACTGGCCGAGGACTACTACGCGGCGATGAACGCCGCCATCAACTTCGCGTGGGTCAACCGCCAGCTGATCATGCACCGCACGCGGCAGGTCTTCGAGCGCGTGTTCGATCGCTCCTGGGAGGAGATGGACATGCACCTGCTGTACGACGTGGCTCACAACATCGCGAAGAAAGAGACCCACACGGTCGGCGAGGACGGCGAGGAACGGGAACTCTACGTCCACCGCAAGGGCGCGACGCGGGCGTTCCCCGCGGGCCACCCCGAAGTCCCCTCGGCCTACCGTGACGTCGGCCAGCCGGTGATCATCCCCGGCAGCATGGGCGCGGGCAGCTACGTCCTCCGCGGCGGCGAGAATTCCATGGACCTCACGTTTGGCTCGACCGCCCACGGCGCAGGTCGGTTGATGAGCCGCACGCAGGCCAAAGACGAGTTCTGGGGCGGCGATGTCCAACAGGACCTCGAGGAACAGAGCCAGATCTACGTCAAGGCTCAGTCGGGCGCGACGGTCGCCGAGGAGGCCCCGGGCGTCTACAAGGACGTCGACGAGGTCGTCCGCGTCTCGGACGCGCTCGGGATCGGCGACAAGGTCGCGCGGACGTTCCCCGTCTGTAACATCAAGGGCTGATTGGGAACTGTCCGCTGCTTTTATAGACTCGTTCCGTGCTGCTCATCGGAAGAATACTGCGATTTTGCCACGTAAACGCAGGTATGCGGGTCAGTACGGACGACGGCTGTATCCGTCTTCCCGAATCGATCCGGGAGACGTTCGGGGACGAGTTCGAACTGATCGATCGCGGGGATCGCCTCGTACTCGTTCCGGTCCCGGACGAGCCGCTCGAGGCCCTTCGCGACGAAGCGCGACGGAGCGAAAAAACGGCCGACGAACTCAAGGAGAGCGCGTTGGACGCGACCCTCGGGAAGCGGGACGAACCGAACTCGAAGAAACGGACTGACCGTCGCCGCTTGCGTTCACTTCAGTCGGTACGGATTGTCCTCGTCCTCGCCGTCACCGTCGCTCTCGTACGGTTTCCGCGCGGTGATCGTCACCGTCGCCTCGGGGTCGTCCTCGTCGGCCCACGGGCTGTCGTAGGCCGAGATCTCGAGATCGGTTACGTCCCAGCCTTCGTCCTCGATGAGGTCGACCAGCCGTCGCTGGTCCTCGAGCATGTCGTCGTCCATGGCCGGCGGTTCGAGCGCGAGCGGCGTAGACCTTCCGCCGGTCGGCGTCGCCGATCCTCGTAGCGGGCTGACAGGGTTTGCGAACCGAAATCGGTTACGTCGGGTCGGAATTCCCGGCGCGTTTAAGCGGATCCGGCTGCAACTCGTTGGCATGCTCACCGACGAGTTCGGGCGGGAGGTAACCGGGGTACGCGTCTCCCTCACCGACCGGTGTAATTTCGATTGTGTCTACTGTCACAACGAAGGGCTGGGGGACACCCGCGGGCCGATGGACCCACAGGACGACGAGATGTCGACCGACGACGTCGTCCGCTTTCTCGAGGTCGCCGCCGAGTTCGACGTCGACGCGGTCAAGTTCACCGGCGGGGAACCGATGCTCCGACAGGATCTCGAGGAGATCATCGAACGCACGCCCGACGGGATGGAGGTCTCGCTGACGACCAACGGCACCTTCCTTCCGGGGCGGGCCGAGGACCTCGTCGACGCCGGGTTAGAGCGGGTCAACGTCTCGCAGGACGCGCTCGATCCCGAGGACTTCGCCGCCGTGACGAAAAGCGGGGCGTACGAGAAGGTCCTCGAGGGGGTCGACGCGGCACTGGACGCGGGGCTGGATCCGGTCAAACTCAACATGGTCGTCTTCGAACACACCGCGGGCTACGTCCCGGAAATGGTCGACCACGTCGCGGAAAACGACGGCCTTCAACTGCAGCTGATCGAGTACATGCCGGAACTGACCGGTAAGCCCGAGTGGAACATCGACATCGAGCGCGTCCACGACTGGCTGGCCGAACAGGCCGACGAGATCGAACACCGGGAGATGCACGACCGCAGGCGCTACTGGGTCAGCGACGACTCGAGCGATGCGAACGATAGCGGGTCGAACGCCGAAGGTCGAGGGATGGTCGAGATCGTCGACCCTGTCGAGAACCCCACCTTCTGTGCGAACTGTCACCGCGTTCGGGTGACTCACGAGGGCTACCTGAAGGGCTGTTTGAATCGCAACGACGACCTCAAGACGATGGGCGAGATGACCAAACCCGAGATCCGGGACGCCTTCCGCGAGGTC contains the following coding sequences:
- a CDS encoding archease, giving the protein MGFELRDHTADVAVAATGDSLEAVFEATADGLAAASSDDIPPETGERFSLTVTAERREALLFDYLGELIYLRDVRAELPVDNRVESIEATEAESDADATAWSLEASARGVPLGAVDAREVKAVTYSEMRLESVADGWEAYVVFDV
- the moaA gene encoding GTP 3',8-cyclase MoaA, yielding MLTDEFGREVTGVRVSLTDRCNFDCVYCHNEGLGDTRGPMDPQDDEMSTDDVVRFLEVAAEFDVDAVKFTGGEPMLRQDLEEIIERTPDGMEVSLTTNGTFLPGRAEDLVDAGLERVNVSQDALDPEDFAAVTKSGAYEKVLEGVDAALDAGLDPVKLNMVVFEHTAGYVPEMVDHVAENDGLQLQLIEYMPELTGKPEWNIDIERVHDWLAEQADEIEHREMHDRRRYWVSDDSSDANDSGSNAEGRGMVEIVDPVENPTFCANCHRVRVTHEGYLKGCLNRNDDLKTMGEMTKPEIRDAFREVVANRVPYYGEYMVQNDDGEWEINEKYIEEYAGV
- a CDS encoding RtcB family protein, encoding METLEDRFEAENAMVVDNDLTPSPIRLFTERENAAVYEVETETGDQITATADHPFRTPDGMRPLEKLSEGDEVHIQPFHGVPDEEPDEFTVLSKDDFADENPQLVRALEKRDLLPLQSTDDAFNRFLKLVGFHTGDGAIGSGGQTWFYGEPEDLESIRNDIEAIGFTPSKIYERDRSHEIDGKTFETTEYSVRSTSKAFQKMLLALGAPDGRKIESDFTTPWYFARLTNWQKALYVSAYFGAEMNAPAAQHDKNLYCPKVSQTRVADVADAGEKFMGELASFLDDLGIETNEIERFETDSSADRETIRLRLGIKNDSENLITFFSTVGYRYNHEKRQKAAKAVQYLKTKEAVIDRRATIAREAKAMADGGTPASDIKSEFEINERFIERSIWGGRSGRPRPPTEFPGFEDYCETTSVDDNYTVSTRIGSIERVDEPQTVYDIGVSHNAHNFVANGFVVSNCGVRMMRTNLTYDDVQGREEELVDSLFANVPSGLGGGGIVEAGVDTVEEILARGVDWALENGHAVEDDLLHCEDEGMREGADPDKVSQKAKDRGKNQIGSLGSGNHFLEVQRVTDVFDGEVGEAYGLSEDQIVVLIHCGSRGLGHQTCNDYLRKIEQQHEGLLNQLPDTELAAAPAGSQLAEDYYAAMNAAINFAWVNRQLIMHRTRQVFERVFDRSWEEMDMHLLYDVAHNIAKKETHTVGEDGEERELYVHRKGATRAFPAGHPEVPSAYRDVGQPVIIPGSMGAGSYVLRGGENSMDLTFGSTAHGAGRLMSRTQAKDEFWGGDVQQDLEEQSQIYVKAQSGATVAEEAPGVYKDVDEVVRVSDALGIGDKVARTFPVCNIKG
- a CDS encoding GNAT family N-acetyltransferase yields the protein MSVNIDSRVVAPGSDDFVDDAWELKEEIRREEGVLKQRHDFFTDAYRRSKVHCYVRDDELIGFAAVRRDGYILFLAVAPRYRSEGIGKRLVARVADDHDTITCHARTSNENALQFYEHLGFEIKRRIDDYYEDGGDAYYLKLGADVGITDKISDLIRR